The Sporosarcina sp. 6E9 genome segment GATGATGAAATCGCTTTGACGTATCCATAACCTAAATCCACTGCAACGTTTTCCAATTTTTGACCTCCTATAAGTTCAAATTACTTTTTTAAGTACAACCCAACCTATTGCTATAACAAGCAACAGTCTCGTGATTCTGTCTATCCACATAAAACTGAATGATGGAATTGCAATCCCGACAGATTTAGCTGACGGATAGAAGAGTTTCACTTTTCCGGTTAACATGTCTCCTGCAATATGGGCAAGTATCCCTGCACTTACTGACAAAGCCACCCATAATTCTGTAAATGGGTATATAAAAATCCCTGCTAATAACGTAAATAGCAGGGAGTGTGTAAAAGTCCGATGACCAAATATAGAATTAAGTGGTATAGCTATAACGAAGAACAACTTTCCAAACTTAGACTTCGGTTCATCGAGATCCGGTAGCACACCTGCAATTCCTCCTACCACCGCTCCTTGCCAATCACCCCCTGTAACTGTAAATCCGGCTACCATTCCTGTTAAAGCGTGTGTGGACCATTCCATGAATCAACCTCGATTCTAAATTATCGTTTACTTCCTTCATTTTTTCATATCCCATTTTTTATCCCCTTTCTTCCAATTAATGATTTTGTTCCTCTTAAAAACAACCAAAACATTTTGATTGCTTTTGATAGGTACAAAAGTGGTTACGCTTTACATATAAAACCTTCAGATATATTGTCGAAAAAGTAGTTCAATACACATAAAAGACGGCTTGAGGTGAATTGAAGATGGAAAACATGTAATTTTTCCGCACAAAAAAACACTGAAAATAATTCAGCGTTTTTTCAACCATTATTTTATATTTTTTCTTCACAATTGCACCTGTTTGTACAACATTTGCTTTTTTTGTTACTGTTTTCTTCATCTAAAAAATAGCTTGATTGCGATATAGTTACAATCGCTTATTAAACAAACGCGCCTTTTAATCTAAGGAAGCCAAACGTAAAACATACAAGAATTATTTATTGAAACTTTTTCGCATGAAAATACCCAATCGAATAACACTTTTATTATAATTCTGTAAATATTAGTTTTGCATCATCTGAAGAAGAACCATAGTCAGTATTATCGTAAGAAATTGAAATAATTTCACCTTCTTTTAAACTGACAGCTACATCATCATTAGTAGCAGTATACATTTGATCTCTGCTCTGACCATTTTCATCGTTATATATTGTAATGTTCCATCCTAAGTTCTCAAATTCAGGATTTAATTTAGCATTTGTTGAAAGTTTATAATCTCCAGGCATGATATCTCTTCCAACTACAAACTCACCTATGCCTAATTCATTAGAAGGTTCAACCTTTTCAGGTACTGCATTAAATTTAACTTTAGAGATATCGCTAAATTCAA includes the following:
- a CDS encoding metal-dependent hydrolase, translating into MEWSTHALTGMVAGFTVTGGDWQGAVVGGIAGVLPDLDEPKSKFGKLFFVIAIPLNSIFGHRTFTHSLLFTLLAGIFIYPFTELWVALSVSAGILAHIAGDMLTGKVKLFYPSAKSVGIAIPSFSFMWIDRITRLLLVIAIGWVVLKKVI